The Patescibacteria group bacterium genomic sequence CACCCCTTCGGAAGGAGGACTTTATCCCGCCCTTGGGAGTATGGTGCGGGCAGGGCTTCTCGCCGTCCAGCCCCGCTTGGTGCGGGACCACAGACGCAAAGTTTATTATATTACTCCCAAAGCGAAAGAGGCTTTTGCAGTGGGGATCAAAGTTTGGCGCCAGGTTGTTCCTTTATTGGAAGAGATTTATCGGAAGAGAAAGGGGTTTAAGAGAGTGAAGATTACGTGAAATTTTCAATTTTCAATTTCTAATTTCTATTAAATTTTCAATAAATCAATTTTCAAACATTAGTTTTAATAAGGGAGTTGAGAAATTAAAGAATTAGAAATTTAATAAAAATTGAAAATTAGAAATTAAAAATTTATTAATGATTCCTTACTTTGTTTTTGACCATTTTAAGAGCGGACCTTTCACTTTTTACCCTTGGGGTTTTTTGGTGGGTTTAGGTTTTTTGGCTGGTTGGCTTTTAGCGCTTAGAGAGGCGAAGAAGAAAAAAATGAATCCCGAAGAGATTACGGATTTAAGCCTTTGGATAGTCTTTGGGTCTATTTTGGGCGCGAGGTTGCTTTTTGTTTTAGAACATTATTCCTTTTTTACTAACGATTGGTGGGGTAGCTTCAAAATTTGGGAAGGGGGAATGTCTTACTACGGGGGTTTGGGAGGAGGAATTTTAGCGAGTTTGCTCTATGCCTGGAGAAAAAAAGTGAGTTGCAAGGAAATTGGCGATATACTGGTTTTAAGTTTGGCTTTGGGTCTTGCTATCGGACGGCTGGGTTGTTTTTTGGTTAATGATCATCTGGGCGCTATCACTAATTTGCCTTGGGGAATCCAGTATGGAGACGGCATAGCACGACACCCGGTGGCTCTTTATTTATCTTTATCACAGTTGCTTATTTTTTTCTTTTTGCTTATAATTAGAAAAAGAATTCTTACTCCAGGTCTTTTAGCCTCGTTCTATTTACTTTTATATAGCGTCAGCCGTTTCTTTTTGGATTTTACGCGGAGCAGGGAGGAGAATCTGCTTTTTACCGATCATTATTATTGGGGACTTAATTTAGCCCAGTTTATCAGTATTGCCTTGTTTTTTATATCTTGTTATTTTATTATTCAAATTAAAAGTCAATCCCGTAAAAGATCCTAGAGGAAGGCAAGGCGCTTTCGCGCCTTTTAGAGCGCTTTCCCTGGGTTTTATTTACAGGAGACAAAAAGTTCAAATGATTAATGAATCTAAAGAGGAAATGGATAATCTTGACAAACTCCATCGGGAGAGAACGCGTTGGGTAACGGCGACTTGGGTTTTTGGCGTTCTATTCGCTTTGGCGGCGGTTGCTGTCTTTAGTTTGGGGTTTTATTTGGTAAAACCTGGATTTTTAAAAAATGTGGGTTTGGAGCAAAAGGAGCAGACCCAACCCTCGAAAGAGGCGCCTAGCGCCGCAGATGAGACCGCGCCTTCACCTCAAGTCGCGGGTGTAAGTGTTGACGACGACCCTGTTCAAGGTTCTCCGGATGCCCCGGTGACGGTGATTGAATTTTCCGACTTTTTGTGTCCCTATTGCGCGGTTTCTGCAGGATTTCGACCTGATTTAACTGCGCAAATGAAATCCAGAGACGCGGCTTGGGAAGCTGCCGTGCCCAAAATCTTGGAGACTTATGTGAAGGAAGGAAAAGTGCGTTTTGTTTTTCGGGATTGTCCATTCCATGGAGAGGGAGCTATCTTAGCCGCAGAGGCGGCTGATTGTAGCCGCGACCAAGGGAAATATTGGGAGATGCATGATCTTCTTTTCCAGAGTCAGGATCAATTTCCAGAGACAGAAGGAGACTTACCTAATTTTTTGAAGGGATTGGCTGATAAATTAGGGCTCTCTCAAAGTCAATTTAGCGAATGTTTAGATAGCGGTAAATATAAAGATGAAGTGAACAAAGATTTGGAAGCGGCAAAGGCCGCTGGCGTCACGGGTACGCCTACTTATTTTATTAACGGTCAGAAGATAGTCGGCGCGCAGCCTTTTAGCGCTTTTCAGGAGATTATTGAGGCGGAATTGAAAAAGTAATAGACCGAGGATGGGTAATATATTGAGTTTTTGCCAATTGCGGATCAAAAAGAAAAGTTGGAAAGAGAAGGGGCAGAGGCGCGGGAAAACAATGCCGTGGATTTAAAGGAGATTATTTAAAAAATTGGAAACAAAAAAAGACTCCTTATGTAATGTAAATAGCAGGGGTCTTTTTTGTATTGATGAATTTATTTAATTGTTTCTGACGTCTTTTGCGCGATGCGGACAATTTTTTCAAAGGTTTCGGGATTAGCCGTGGCGAGATGCGCTAAAATTTTACGATTAAGCTCAATATGCGCGCAAGCAAGGCCGTTTATAAAGCGGGAATAGGAGAGATGATATTCTTTCAAGGCTCCGTTGATTTTTAAAATCCAAAATCCTCGCCTTTCTCTTTTTTTGTTGCGGCGGTCGCGGTAAGCATATTGACCTGCCTTAAGAAGTGCCTCCTTAGCTTTACGAAAATTAGAGCGACTTTTCTGGTAGCCCTTTGTTTTACTGATAATTTTTTTATGATGTTTATGGGTGCCAACACCTCTTTTGATTCTCATATGACAATATTATCAAATTTAAAATGAATAAGGCAGTAATTTTTTAATCTTTTTTCTTTCCACCGGACTTATTTCTTGATTTCTGCGTTTAGAGCGCGTCTTTGCGCCCCTTTCCCGCGCGTTAAAGTGATCTTGATGGGTATAACGACGCAAGATTTTTTTCTTGGCGGTAATTTTCAGACGTTTCGCGGTGGCTTTATGCGTTTTAGGTTTCATAAAATAAAATTTTAGTAAGGAGTAGACCGATTAGAAAAGTTTCATCTATCGTGATTTTCCATTAGGTGACCTTCGCGAGAATAGAGATAATACGATTCCCCAGCTTCCGCGGCGCTTGTTCCACTTTAAATTTTGATTGAAGGAGGGCCTGAAAAGCGCGCAGTTCCTGAAAGGCGATATCAAGATGAGAATGCTCTCTTCCCCTTAAAACCAATTCAACTTTAACTTTATGCCCTTTGTTTAAAAATTTATCCGCCTGCTTCGCTTTGAATTCTAAATCATGTTGACCAATATTAAAAGAAAGTCTGACTCCCTTTAATTCTGTTTTTTTATGCTTTCTTTTCGCCTTTTGCTCCCTTTTTTGTTTTTGATACTGATATCTGCCGTAATCTAAAATTCTGCATACGGGGGGATTAAGACTGCGTGAAACTTCAAGCAGATCTAATCCTTTATTTTGGGCAATTTCAAGCGCCCTCCTTGTATCTACAATTCCGATTTGCTTCCCATTTTCATCCACTAATCTAACGCTAGGAGAGTTAATCTCGTAATTTAACCTGAATTTTGGAGAATAAAAATTTTTTCTGAAAATAATCTCGTAACTAAAATTTATAAAAAATAAAGTTTTTTTGTGGACCCCGTTAGAAAATTTATAAAATCTCCAACGGGTTTTTATAATATCAAAAAATAAAAATTATTCTTATGTCTTTATTGCCTTATGTTTTTTCTAACGGGGTGGACATGATGGGAGTTGAACCCATGTCTGGAAGATGAACCGTAAAGTTTTTTACAGATGTAGTTTATTTTTATCCCCACACCTTTCCATGGAGGTATTTTGTAAAGTAAATATTCCGCAGAAAGGTGTGGGGATGAATTTCAATTATTAGCTTAGAAATAAACAAAAAACTAATAATCTATTTCGTGTAATTTTCAACAATCTTCGCCGAAAACAAAAATTGTTTATCCCGATAAATGGCACCCCGTTCTTCCGATCAGGATTTGGAAGAGGGGCGAGCTTTCGCGTTTTTTAGGCGAGAGCTAAAAGGGGAGAAAGTTGGGGAGCAAAAATGCTCGCCAATTTTTCTTTTACCCTTGAAAATGTTTTGGCATTTATCTTTTGCCTTCCGGTTTTTAATGAGGGTTCAGAAGGCTTGTCCTCAATCTGAAGACTTTAAATTTATCTTACCATCGAAACCTGGCATGCCCGAAATCTATTGTTCTATTGTTCGAATGTTTCATTGCTCCCGTTGTCGTTTTTTAATAATTGAGCAATGGAACAATGTTTTATGTGGTAAAGTTTTTTAAGGAGCGTTGGATCTTTCTTTGGTCATCTTTTTCTCGTATGGCTTGTCTTTTATCCCACTTCTTTTTACCCTGAGCTAGGCCAAATTCTAACTTCACTAGACCACTCTTATTGTATACTTTTAAAGGCACTAATGTCAAGCCTTTTTGTTTTAATTTTTGGGTTAAAGATTGGATTTCCTTTTTATGCAGAAGTAATTTGCGGGTCCTTTGGGGTTTATAATAAGGAAGATGGGCTTTTTTGTAAAGGGAAATTCGGGCGCCGACCAAACAGGGTTCTTGGTTTTCATTAATTGTGATATAGGCGCCCTTTAGATTCATTTGCCCCGCTTTGGTGGCTTTTACCTCTGCTCCTGTCAATACTAAACCCGCCTCATAGGTTGCGAGGATTTGATAATTTCTTGACGCTTGTTGGTTTGTGCTGAGAATTTTCATCCTATTAGTCCTATTTAGGAATTTGTTTCTAACGGGGTTCATAAGATTTATTGTATCATTTCATTTTATTTAAGCAATTGTTGTTGCCAAAAAGGGATATTTGGGGATATAATAAGAATAATGCAAAATTTAAAATGCAAAATGAAAAATTACGATTCAAAATGTAAAACTTTCATCAAAGATGAAATTCAAAAATTATTTCAAGATTCATTTGCTGAATTAAAGAAGAATCCCAAATATGAAAAAGCGAAGCCGATTTTTAATTTAGTGCATCCTAGCAGAGAAGAGTATGGAGATTGGTCCGCAAATATTGCGATGTCTATAGCTCATCAGATAGGTGTGAGTCCGGAAGAGGTTTGGAAAGATTTGAATTTAGTATTGAACAAAGAAATTGTTCACGAGAGAATTAAGAAAATTATCTTTGTTAAGCCAGGGTTTATTAATTTTTATCTTTCTAAAAGATGGTTTTGGCGGGAGCTCAAAAACATTTTGGAGAGGCAGGATGATTATGGCCGGATAGAGATAGGCAAAGGGAAAAAGGCGCAGGTTGAATTTATTTCTGCCAATCCCACCGGACCTTTAACTTTAGGCAACGCGCGCGGTGGTTTTTTAGGAGATGCGCTGGCGCGAGTTTTAGATTTCGTGGGTTATGAAGCGCAGCGCGAATACTATATTAATGACGCGGGCAAGCAAATTGAAGCTTTGGGACATTCTATTTTAGGAGATGCGGAGGCTGTATATGCAGGTGAATATATAAAAGGATTACGCCAGAGATGCCTGAAGGACGGCAAAATAAAAGATGCCTATCCAGCTGGGGAATGGGCGGCGGAAATCATTTTGCGAGAAATGATTCAAAAAACAGTAGAGAGAATGGGGATTCGTTTTGACCATTGGTTTTCTGAAAAAAGCCTGCATAAAAAAGGAAAAATTAAGGAAGTTATTGAAGAATTTAAAGAGAAGGGCTATGTTCAGGAAAAAGACGGCGCTCTTTGGTTTTTAGCCTCGCAGTTCAATTATGGACACGAAAATAACAGAAAAGATTGCGTTTTAGTGAAAAAAAACGGAGAATTTACTTATTTAGCCGGAGATCTTGCTTACCATAAAAATAAATTTGCGGATCGCGGATTTGGGGAGGTAATTAATATCTGGGGCGCAGACCATTATGGCGACATGGCGCGTTTGCAAGCAGGCGTGGAAGCCTTAGGTTATAAAGGTAAATTATCCATAATTTTAGTCCAACTTGTGCGCTTAATGGAAAAGGGGAAGGAAGTGCGTATGTCCAAGCGAAAAGGAACCTATGTTACTATCGATGAGCTTTTGGACGAAATTAGTTTAGATGTTGCCCGTTTCTTTTTTCTCATGTATGACGTGGATACGCATATGGATTTTGATTTAGATTTGGCGCGCGATACTTCTGAAAAAAATCCAGTTTTTTATGTGCAGTATGCTTACGCGCGGATTTGCAGTATTCTTAGGGAATCCCACCTACGCCCTTCGGGCTTCGGTGGGCAGGCAAGAATTAAGAATTTAGAATTATTGAAGCATCCAGCCGAGTTAGGTTTGGCGAGGGAACTTGCCAGATTTCCGGAGACGATTGAAAACATAGCCTCCGATTATAAAGTGCATCATTTACCTTATTACGCCATATCTTTAGCGGAGAAATTCCATCAGTTTTATAAAGAATGCCGGGTGCTAGGGGATAACCGAGATTTATCTTATGCGAGATTGATGCTGACTCGCGCCACCCAAATTGTTTTAAAGAATGTCCTTGCACTGATGGGGATTTCGGCGCCGGAGAAGATGTAATATTAATTTTAAATTCTCAATTTTTAATGGTTCGCCTACGGCTCACCACCTTCGGTTTGCAATTCAATTTTAAAATCTTAATTTAAATTTTAAAACGAAGGAAAAGAGAGAAGTTTTAAAATTTATAAATTTAAAATTTGAATTTGATTGAAAATTTAGAATTAAAAATTTAAAATTTTTTTATGCGCCTAGGCATTGACTGCCGCGCAATGCAGGGGAAAGGAGGCATTGCCACTTACGCTTTCCATTTAGTCAAAAACCTTCTCATTACGGACAAAAGGAATCATTATGTCCTTTTTTTTGATCCTCAAATTAGCCAAAATTTAAAAAATTTATCCGAACAAAAAAATTGTTCAATAAAATATTTTTCTCACAGAGGTCTGTTGGATAGTTTGCCTTTTGTCCGTTCTCATATTTTATTTAGCCGATTTTTAAAAAAACAAGGTTTAGATATTTTTCACGCGCCCGCCGGTTCCCTGCCTTTATTCTATAAAGGGAAGACAGTGGTTACGGCGCATGACATGGCAATCTACAAAAATCCAGAATGGTTTCCGCGTTTCCAATTTTTTTCTAAAAATATTGTTGTCCCGCGATCATTAAGAAAGGCGACATATATCATTGCCGTTTCCGAAAGTACTAAAAGAGATCTGCTTACCTTGTTTTCTATACCTTCAAAAAAAATCCAGGTTATCTATGAAGGAGGGCTGGATGCATCTTTGATTTCTTCAGGGAAGCAGGAGAGCGCTTTGGATTACATCCTCACGATTAGTACTTTGGAGCCGCGTAAGAATTTAGTTCGTTTAATCCGGGCTTTTACCCTTTATCGCCGCCATAATCCCCAAAAGAGGGAGAAATTGATAATTATTGGCGGAGAAGGGTGGAAATATAAAGGTATTTACAAGGAAATTAGAGAGTTGGGGGCGCAAAAAGAGGCGATTTTAGCTGGATATGTAGGCGAGAAAGAGAAAATAAGGCTGCTTCGGCGGGCAAAAGCTTTTATTTTTCCATCTCTTTATGAAGGTTTTGGCTTACCTGTGGTAGAGGCGATGAGTCTGGGAGTGCCTGTAATTTGCAGCAGGAGGGGAGCATTAGCGGAGATTTGCGGAAATGCCGCTTTTTTTGTTAATCCTTATGCCGTGCAATCCATTGCCGAGGGTTTGAGCAAGGTTTTGGGGGATAGGGATATAAGAGAAAAATTAGCGAAGAAAGGTTTAGAGAGGGCGCAAAGATTTTCGTGGCAGAAGTGTGCGAAAGAAACATTAGAGGTTTATCAAAATATTCATTAAAATCTATACACCGATTCACTCGCAACGCTTTTAATTACATAACAGGCGAGTAAATAGGTCACGGGTTGTTCCCGCGGAGCAGGACAGGTAAAAGGTCATATATTAAAATATATGGCTTTTTTATTTGGTGAAATTTAACATTGAATCAGTTTTATTTTGGGTCTTTGGTAATTTCTCGACTAAAGAATATGAAAGGCGGAATTGAAACAGTAAAATCATTACATATATGGTCTATACATTAAGATGTTTATTGGCTATATGCCGAATGTGGCGCAGGCTTTAGGGTTATGACACAGGATATTCTCACTCTGAATTGGAAAATAATTTTTAATTTTAGCTCCTTTGTTTTTTTGAATGGCGATGGATACGAATTTACTCCCTTGACAAAAAAAAAGAGGGGATAAGTGGTTTGCGTAATAGCTAAATTATATATTTTTTAATTCAAGATGTTAGGAATTCAGGTCATAGTATTTGCCATAATATTATGAAATACGAAATTTTTTAATCTGTATTAATACAGCTCAATGAGATTGTTTAGAACGGAAGCGAGGGACATGGCTTTAGAACCCTCCTTGCTA encodes the following:
- a CDS encoding PadR family transcriptional regulator, giving the protein MRKADFNQEEYWRNLIEMSLMRLFILYILSDGPSYGYALKDKVALFSRGLCTPSEGGLYPALGSMVRAGLLAVQPRLVRDHRRKVYYITPKAKEAFAVGIKVWRQVVPLLEEIYRKRKGFKRVKIT
- the lgt gene encoding prolipoprotein diacylglyceryl transferase gives rise to the protein MIPYFVFDHFKSGPFTFYPWGFLVGLGFLAGWLLALREAKKKKMNPEEITDLSLWIVFGSILGARLLFVLEHYSFFTNDWWGSFKIWEGGMSYYGGLGGGILASLLYAWRKKVSCKEIGDILVLSLALGLAIGRLGCFLVNDHLGAITNLPWGIQYGDGIARHPVALYLSLSQLLIFFFLLIIRKRILTPGLLASFYLLLYSVSRFFLDFTRSREENLLFTDHYYWGLNLAQFISIALFFISCYFIIQIKSQSRKRS
- a CDS encoding DsbA family protein; this encodes MINESKEEMDNLDKLHRERTRWVTATWVFGVLFALAAVAVFSLGFYLVKPGFLKNVGLEQKEQTQPSKEAPSAADETAPSPQVAGVSVDDDPVQGSPDAPVTVIEFSDFLCPYCAVSAGFRPDLTAQMKSRDAAWEAAVPKILETYVKEGKVRFVFRDCPFHGEGAILAAEAADCSRDQGKYWEMHDLLFQSQDQFPETEGDLPNFLKGLADKLGLSQSQFSECLDSGKYKDEVNKDLEAAKAAGVTGTPTYFINGQKIVGAQPFSAFQEIIEAELKK
- the rplT gene encoding 50S ribosomal protein L20 is translated as MRIKRGVGTHKHHKKIISKTKGYQKSRSNFRKAKEALLKAGQYAYRDRRNKKRERRGFWILKINGALKEYHLSYSRFINGLACAHIELNRKILAHLATANPETFEKIVRIAQKTSETIK
- a CDS encoding 50S ribosomal protein L35, whose product is MKPKTHKATAKRLKITAKKKILRRYTHQDHFNARERGAKTRSKRRNQEISPVERKKIKKLLPYSF
- the infC gene encoding translation initiation factor IF-3, giving the protein MFRKNFYSPKFRLNYEINSPSVRLVDENGKQIGIVDTRRALEIAQNKGLDLLEVSRSLNPPVCRILDYGRYQYQKQKREQKAKRKHKKTELKGVRLSFNIGQHDLEFKAKQADKFLNKGHKVKVELVLRGREHSHLDIAFQELRAFQALLQSKFKVEQAPRKLGNRIISILAKVT
- the smpB gene encoding SsrA-binding protein SmpB; this translates as MKILSTNQQASRNYQILATYEAGLVLTGAEVKATKAGQMNLKGAYITINENQEPCLVGARISLYKKAHLPYYKPQRTRKLLLHKKEIQSLTQKLKQKGLTLVPLKVYNKSGLVKLEFGLAQGKKKWDKRQAIREKDDQRKIQRSLKNFTT
- the argS gene encoding arginine--tRNA ligase yields the protein MKNYDSKCKTFIKDEIQKLFQDSFAELKKNPKYEKAKPIFNLVHPSREEYGDWSANIAMSIAHQIGVSPEEVWKDLNLVLNKEIVHERIKKIIFVKPGFINFYLSKRWFWRELKNILERQDDYGRIEIGKGKKAQVEFISANPTGPLTLGNARGGFLGDALARVLDFVGYEAQREYYINDAGKQIEALGHSILGDAEAVYAGEYIKGLRQRCLKDGKIKDAYPAGEWAAEIILREMIQKTVERMGIRFDHWFSEKSLHKKGKIKEVIEEFKEKGYVQEKDGALWFLASQFNYGHENNRKDCVLVKKNGEFTYLAGDLAYHKNKFADRGFGEVINIWGADHYGDMARLQAGVEALGYKGKLSIILVQLVRLMEKGKEVRMSKRKGTYVTIDELLDEISLDVARFFFLMYDVDTHMDFDLDLARDTSEKNPVFYVQYAYARICSILRESHLRPSGFGGQARIKNLELLKHPAELGLARELARFPETIENIASDYKVHHLPYYAISLAEKFHQFYKECRVLGDNRDLSYARLMLTRATQIVLKNVLALMGISAPEKM
- a CDS encoding glycosyltransferase family 1 protein, translating into MRLGIDCRAMQGKGGIATYAFHLVKNLLITDKRNHYVLFFDPQISQNLKNLSEQKNCSIKYFSHRGLLDSLPFVRSHILFSRFLKKQGLDIFHAPAGSLPLFYKGKTVVTAHDMAIYKNPEWFPRFQFFSKNIVVPRSLRKATYIIAVSESTKRDLLTLFSIPSKKIQVIYEGGLDASLISSGKQESALDYILTISTLEPRKNLVRLIRAFTLYRRHNPQKREKLIIIGGEGWKYKGIYKEIRELGAQKEAILAGYVGEKEKIRLLRRAKAFIFPSLYEGFGLPVVEAMSLGVPVICSRRGALAEICGNAAFFVNPYAVQSIAEGLSKVLGDRDIREKLAKKGLERAQRFSWQKCAKETLEVYQNIH